In one window of Qipengyuania gaetbuli DNA:
- the pgi gene encoding glucose-6-phosphate isomerase produces the protein MTKTAADLWSDLDELPQPTLLELFSTVRDGGEGADEPGGEERVAMLSGRLELAEDGTDDPMAPGGILFDWSKTHLDRAVLEIFEQLAKAMDFAGMRAKLFAGEVVNPTEGRAADHATLRGVGDEAKVEEAAALIDRMGMLVEAIHQGAFGEIDHLIHIGIGGSALGPALGVDALSRDLSLCDVHVVSNIDGVALEAAFAKCDPAKTLVAVASKTFTTIETMTNAESALKWLRDNGVSDPGGRVIALTANPEAAVEWGVDETRILPFQESVGGRYSIWSSIGFPIAMAVGMDDFRQMLAGAAAVDRHFRDTDGRDNLVLRAAFADLYYARVRGCQTRAVFAYDERLGLFPDYLQQLEMESNGKRVTADMKPVDGPTAPITWGGVGTDAQHAVFQLLHQGTHLIPVDFIASIGPGDDLDPAHHRILLMNCFGQGAALMTGKKGEDPARNYPGDRPSATILCDDLDAATLGALIAFHEHRTFANAVLMGINPFDQFGVELGKQMAKAIEQGGESFDASTEALLAAAGLND, from the coding sequence CTGTGGAGCGATCTCGACGAACTGCCGCAGCCGACCCTGCTCGAACTCTTCAGCACGGTCCGCGACGGGGGCGAGGGTGCGGACGAACCCGGCGGCGAAGAACGCGTCGCCATGCTCTCGGGCAGGCTGGAGCTGGCAGAGGACGGCACGGACGATCCCATGGCGCCGGGCGGCATCCTGTTCGACTGGTCGAAAACGCACCTCGACCGGGCGGTCCTCGAGATCTTCGAGCAGCTGGCAAAGGCGATGGACTTTGCCGGGATGCGCGCAAAGTTGTTCGCGGGTGAAGTGGTCAATCCCACCGAAGGGCGCGCTGCCGACCATGCCACCCTGCGCGGTGTCGGCGACGAGGCAAAGGTCGAAGAAGCCGCCGCACTGATCGACCGCATGGGCATGCTGGTAGAGGCCATCCACCAGGGCGCATTCGGCGAAATCGATCACCTGATCCACATCGGTATCGGCGGCAGCGCGCTGGGCCCTGCGCTGGGCGTCGATGCCCTCAGTCGCGACCTGTCGCTGTGCGACGTCCATGTTGTCTCCAATATCGACGGCGTGGCGCTGGAGGCCGCCTTTGCCAAATGCGATCCGGCCAAAACGCTGGTTGCCGTTGCCAGCAAGACCTTCACCACCATCGAGACGATGACCAACGCTGAAAGCGCGCTCAAATGGCTGCGCGACAATGGCGTCTCCGATCCGGGCGGGCGCGTCATCGCGCTGACCGCTAACCCCGAGGCTGCCGTCGAATGGGGTGTCGATGAAACGCGCATCCTCCCGTTCCAGGAAAGCGTCGGCGGGCGCTATTCCATCTGGTCGAGCATCGGTTTCCCCATCGCGATGGCAGTGGGCATGGACGATTTCCGCCAGATGCTGGCAGGCGCTGCGGCGGTCGACCGGCATTTCCGCGATACCGACGGGCGCGACAATCTCGTCCTGCGCGCTGCCTTTGCCGACCTCTATTATGCGCGCGTGCGCGGCTGCCAGACCCGTGCGGTCTTCGCCTATGACGAGCGGCTGGGCCTGTTCCCCGATTACCTCCAGCAGCTGGAGATGGAATCGAACGGCAAACGCGTGACCGCCGACATGAAGCCGGTCGATGGCCCGACCGCGCCGATTACCTGGGGCGGGGTAGGCACCGATGCGCAGCACGCCGTGTTCCAGCTGCTGCACCAGGGCACGCACCTCATCCCCGTGGACTTCATCGCCAGCATCGGTCCGGGTGACGATCTCGACCCGGCGCACCACCGCATCCTGCTGATGAACTGCTTTGGCCAAGGCGCAGCGTTGATGACCGGCAAGAAGGGCGAGGACCCGGCACGCAATTACCCGGGCGATCGCCCTAGCGCCACGATTCTGTGCGACGATCTCGACGCGGCCACGCTGGGCGCGCTGATCGCCTTCCACGAGCATCGCACTTTCGCCAATGCCGTCCTCATGGGCATCAACCCCTTCGACCAGTTCGGGGTGGAGCTGGGCAAGCAGATGGCCAAGGCGATCGAGCAGGGCGGCGAGAGCTTCGATGCCAGCACCGAAGCCCTGCTCGCGGCTGCGGGGCTGAACGACTAG